The following coding sequences are from one Lolium rigidum isolate FL_2022 chromosome 6, APGP_CSIRO_Lrig_0.1, whole genome shotgun sequence window:
- the LOC124665387 gene encoding phosphatidylinositol transfer protein 3-like isoform X1 codes for MASSVRGGGGGDAGEGEWLKVAELKAMAGAQDPHVKEVDNLTLRRFLRARDQNVGKASTMLLKFVAWRREAVPDGAIPAEQVRSDIADQKVSMAGVDRTGRPVMLAFPARHYSANRDMATFKRFVVYLLDSICARIPRGQEKFLCIVDLKGWGYANCDVRAYIAAIEIMQNYYPERLGKALMIHVPYLFMKAWNMVQPFIDANTKDKFVFIDDKNLEETLKRELEESQVPEMYSGKLTPVPLS; via the exons atggcgagcagcgtaagaggaggaggaggaggggatgcAGGGGAAGGGGAGTGGCTCAAGGTCGCCGAGCTCAAGGCCATGGCGGGAGCCCAGGACCCACATGTCAAG GAGGTTGACAACCTGACACTTCGGAGGTTCCTGCGCGCGCGCGACCAGAACGTGGGCAAGGCGTCGACGATGCTGCTCAAGTTCGTGGCGTGGAGGAGGGAGGCCGTGCCGGACGGCGCCATTCCGGCGGAGCAGGTGCGGTCGGACATCGCCGACCAGAAGGTCTCCATGGCCGGCGTCGACCGCACCGGCCGCCCCGTCATGCTCGCCTTCCCCGCCAGGCACTACTCAGCCAATCGTGACATGGCCACCTTCAAGC GATTTGTTGTGTATCTGCTCGACAGCATCTGTGCCAG GATCCCTCGAGGGCAGGAGAAGTTTCTGTGCATCGTGGATCTGAAGGGGTGGGGGTACGCCAACTGCGACGTGCGGGCGTACATTGCGGCCATTGAGATCATGCAGAACTACTACCCAGAGCGGCTGGGCAAGGCGCTCATGATCCACGTTCCTTACCTCTTCATGAAGGCCTGGAATATGGTGCAGCCCTTCATCGACGCCAACACCAAGGACAAG TTCGTGTTCATCGACGACAAGAACCTGGAGGAGACGCTGAAGCGGGAGCTGGAGGAGAGCCAGGTCCCAGAGATGTACAGCGGGAAGCTGACTCCTGTTCCCCTGAGTTAA
- the LOC124665387 gene encoding phosphatidylinositol transfer protein 3-like isoform X2, which yields MASSVRGGGGGDAGEGEWLKVAELKAMAGAQDPHVKVDNLTLRRFLRARDQNVGKASTMLLKFVAWRREAVPDGAIPAEQVRSDIADQKVSMAGVDRTGRPVMLAFPARHYSANRDMATFKRFVVYLLDSICARIPRGQEKFLCIVDLKGWGYANCDVRAYIAAIEIMQNYYPERLGKALMIHVPYLFMKAWNMVQPFIDANTKDKFVFIDDKNLEETLKRELEESQVPEMYSGKLTPVPLS from the exons atggcgagcagcgtaagaggaggaggaggaggggatgcAGGGGAAGGGGAGTGGCTCAAGGTCGCCGAGCTCAAGGCCATGGCGGGAGCCCAGGACCCACATGTCAAG GTTGACAACCTGACACTTCGGAGGTTCCTGCGCGCGCGCGACCAGAACGTGGGCAAGGCGTCGACGATGCTGCTCAAGTTCGTGGCGTGGAGGAGGGAGGCCGTGCCGGACGGCGCCATTCCGGCGGAGCAGGTGCGGTCGGACATCGCCGACCAGAAGGTCTCCATGGCCGGCGTCGACCGCACCGGCCGCCCCGTCATGCTCGCCTTCCCCGCCAGGCACTACTCAGCCAATCGTGACATGGCCACCTTCAAGC GATTTGTTGTGTATCTGCTCGACAGCATCTGTGCCAG GATCCCTCGAGGGCAGGAGAAGTTTCTGTGCATCGTGGATCTGAAGGGGTGGGGGTACGCCAACTGCGACGTGCGGGCGTACATTGCGGCCATTGAGATCATGCAGAACTACTACCCAGAGCGGCTGGGCAAGGCGCTCATGATCCACGTTCCTTACCTCTTCATGAAGGCCTGGAATATGGTGCAGCCCTTCATCGACGCCAACACCAAGGACAAG TTCGTGTTCATCGACGACAAGAACCTGGAGGAGACGCTGAAGCGGGAGCTGGAGGAGAGCCAGGTCCCAGAGATGTACAGCGGGAAGCTGACTCCTGTTCCCCTGAGTTAA